The following are encoded together in the Candidatus Hydrogenedentota bacterium genome:
- a CDS encoding MMPL family transporter translates to MASDVDAERYDAFQKNFGEEDFLLLAYTGGPLFDDDALDVQLSVLEAIETLPSVSSVQSLPSLFRDQFGVESGAELESEIASSPFYDGAIIAPDRSMAGMIIGSRSNFTPRERREYVAAVREAAKPLREAGWTTHVVGPSAVNASLDAASEAESRRLLPLAVVSSTALLLVLLRSLRRVAAVATVSALSLIVALGFMGWLGLTMNMVTVALPPVLWMLSAAYAVHLLRYYDRALDDGLAPAAARDQALAWATRPNLLAALTTSMGFLALLSAAMKPVRELGLAAALGVPVAFVVTFGVCGLLLPWMPGSRTSRNVFRAEGRCPLDSAWHRLAHAPNSRSAKYIVTLAACGTLVCAFLATHLDIESNPLTFLDPDTPIVRDSAAVAEVFTGLYTLETVLELPNSWLNPVHWPAIERQAAALEVSEGVARVLSPLDYLKKLNQWSAGGESSPYCLPDNRATAEGLLEDIPVADRGPLRALVSPDGNTIRLSSLIRVMDGEALLRIVRASETALVEYGLDGYHTGVVLRLVRAQCALVETQLKSLALAVAVIFICITLGLRSRRLLLLSVAPNLAPIAVLFGLMALTGIPLDPATVMVAAMALGIAVDDTMHLLLTWRERMGESGDAHAAIHEAIRINGPAMATTSLMACTGFLTLGLSGFGPIRYFGLLSAAAMAAALAADLLLLPALIQLTTTEGTKTR, encoded by the coding sequence GTGGCAAGCGACGTCGACGCCGAGCGGTACGATGCATTCCAAAAAAACTTCGGCGAAGAAGACTTCCTCCTGTTGGCGTACACGGGCGGCCCGTTGTTTGACGACGACGCCCTCGACGTACAACTATCCGTGCTTGAGGCCATCGAAACGCTACCGTCCGTAAGCTCGGTACAAAGTTTGCCGTCGCTCTTTCGAGACCAGTTCGGCGTGGAGAGCGGCGCGGAGCTGGAATCGGAAATCGCATCTTCCCCATTCTACGATGGCGCCATCATCGCCCCGGACCGCTCCATGGCCGGCATGATCATTGGCAGCCGTTCCAATTTCACGCCCCGGGAGCGACGGGAGTACGTGGCCGCAGTTCGGGAGGCGGCCAAGCCACTTCGAGAAGCAGGCTGGACCACCCATGTGGTCGGTCCCAGCGCCGTAAACGCCTCCCTCGACGCCGCCTCCGAGGCCGAAAGCCGCCGTTTATTGCCCCTGGCCGTGGTGAGTTCCACCGCACTGCTGCTGGTGCTGTTACGCTCGCTCCGCAGGGTGGCCGCAGTAGCCACCGTGTCCGCATTGAGCCTGATTGTCGCTTTGGGGTTCATGGGGTGGCTCGGGCTCACCATGAACATGGTCACCGTGGCGCTGCCGCCGGTTCTCTGGATGCTGTCGGCCGCGTATGCCGTTCACCTGCTCCGCTACTATGACCGCGCACTGGACGATGGGCTGGCGCCGGCCGCCGCACGGGATCAAGCGCTGGCCTGGGCCACACGGCCCAACCTCCTCGCCGCCCTGACGACCTCCATGGGCTTTCTGGCCTTATTGAGCGCAGCCATGAAACCCGTCCGTGAGTTGGGCCTGGCCGCCGCCCTGGGCGTGCCCGTGGCGTTTGTGGTTACTTTTGGCGTTTGCGGCCTCTTGCTCCCCTGGATGCCCGGGTCACGGACCTCGCGTAACGTCTTCCGGGCAGAGGGGCGGTGCCCGCTCGATTCCGCCTGGCATCGGTTGGCCCACGCGCCCAACTCGAGAAGCGCCAAATATATCGTAACACTGGCCGCGTGCGGAACCCTGGTCTGCGCATTCCTTGCCACGCACCTCGATATTGAGTCCAATCCCCTGACTTTTCTCGACCCCGACACACCCATCGTCCGCGATTCAGCCGCTGTGGCCGAGGTCTTCACCGGACTCTACACGCTGGAAACCGTATTGGAACTACCGAATTCCTGGTTGAATCCTGTTCATTGGCCTGCCATCGAACGGCAGGCCGCCGCCCTGGAAGTATCCGAGGGTGTGGCGCGGGTCCTCAGCCCCCTGGATTACCTCAAGAAGCTGAACCAATGGTCGGCAGGCGGTGAGAGCTCGCCTTATTGCCTGCCCGACAACCGTGCCACGGCGGAGGGACTTCTCGAAGACATTCCCGTGGCGGATCGCGGGCCGCTACGCGCCCTGGTATCGCCAGACGGCAATACCATTCGCCTGTCGTCGCTCATTCGGGTCATGGACGGCGAGGCACTGTTGAGAATCGTCCGCGCTTCAGAGACCGCACTTGTCGAATATGGTCTGGACGGGTACCACACCGGTGTCGTATTGCGACTTGTCCGTGCGCAGTGTGCCTTGGTGGAAACACAGTTGAAGAGTCTGGCGCTCGCTGTCGCCGTCATCTTCATCTGCATTACCCTCGGGCTGCGCTCGCGCAGGCTCCTGCTGTTGTCGGTTGCGCCCAACCTCGCGCCCATAGCCGTGCTCTTCGGCCTCATGGCGCTCACGGGAATTCCACTGGATCCGGCGACGGTGATGGTGGCGGCCATGGCCCTTGGAATCGCCGTGGATGACACCATGCACCTGTTGCTGACGTGGCGTGAACGAATGGGGGAATCGGGTGACGCGCACGCGGCCATTCACGAGGCGATCCGGATCAACGGGCCGGCCATGGCGACAACCTCCTTGATGGCGTGCACAGGATTCCTCACCCTCGGCCTTTCGGGCTTCGGCCCCATCCGCTATTTTGGGCTGCTATCCGCCGCCGCCATGGCCGCGGCACTGGCGGCGGACCTGTTGCTGTTGCCGGCACTGATTCAATTGACAACGACCGAAGGGACCAAGACCCGGTGA